The DNA segment TGTAAGTAACCGTTCCGTCCTCTTCCTCACTCCGGATCCCGTGATCATACCATTCCCAGACAAAGCCTCCCTGAAGCCTGTCGTAGGTATGGTAAAGCTCTTCGTAATCGGCAAGGCAGCCGGGGCCGTTTCCCATGGCATGACCATATTCGCAGTGGACGTGAGGCTTGTTGTGCTTCACTTTCGTGGCTCCGATTTCCTTTAACGGCCCGAGCCATGTGTACATGGTGGAGTAGACGTCCGTGATCTCTGCTTCAAAATCGCCTTCATAATGGATCAAACGGGAGGAATCCAGAGCCCGGATGGCCTCAGCCTCTCTCTTAAAATTAACGCCGAAGCTGGATTCATTTCCGAGCGACCACATGATAATCGAGGGATGGTTATAATCCCTTTCCACCATACGGACACCGCGGTCAACATAGGCTGCCTCCCACTCGGGATCGTCGCTGATCCTGTCGTAGATATGCGCCCACTCAAAGCCGTGGCACTCCAGATCGGCCTCATCAATCACGTAAAGACCGTATTCGTCGCAGTAATCATAGATGGCCTCGATGGACGGATAGTGGGAGAACCGCACGGCATTGATGTTGTGCCGCTTCATCATCAGCACATCCTGTCGCATCACCTCGGGATCCACGCGCCTGCCGCCTTCGGGAGAATAATCGTGATGGTTCGCGCCGTTTAAAAGGATCGCCTTCCCGTTGACGGTAAACACATTACCCTTTACTTCTATTTTCCGGAAACCAGTGCGGAAGCTTACCGTATGGGCGCCGGCATCTCCCTCCAGGGTCATCGTAAGCGTATAAAGCGCCGGCGTCTCAGCCGTCCATTTCTTTACTCCGGGGATCTTTGCCTCAATGGAGAACGTCTTTTCCGCCGGGGAAACCGTACCTTCTGCGGCTTTTTTGCCTTCCGGATCCGACAGCGTCCAGGAAAGGGCCCCGCCGGCCATGGAAAGCCGGATTTCGGCTGAAAACAGGCCGTCTGTGTAGGATGGATCCAGATCTCCGTGGATCCGGCAGTCCTCGATTCTCTGCTTTGGGCTGTTTAATAAGGTGACATCGCGGTAAATGCCGCTGAACCACCACATGTCCTGATCTTCCAGATAACTTCCGTCCGACCACTTGTACACCCGCACCGTCAGGCTGTTGGTTCCTGCATTTATATAGGAAGAAATGTCGAACTCGGCCGGGAGCCTGGAAACCTTGCTGTACCCGGCATGGTTTCCGTTGACCCACACGTCATAGGCGCTGTCTGCCCCGTCAAACCGCAGGATCGTCGTATTTTCCATCCAATCTGCCGGGACCTCAAAGCTTCTTTTATAAATGCCCGCAGGATTCTCCGACGGGACAAACGGCGGATTTAAAGGGAACAGATACAGGACATCGGTGTAATGCATATGATCGTACCCTTCCGTCTGCCAGCAGGAGGGAACCGGGATGGTGTCCCAGCCATCCGTATTGAAATCCGGTTGTTCAAATCCCTGAGGACTGTATTCCGGTGCCGCCAGATATAAAAACTTCCATTCTCCATTTAACGATTCCACTGCGGAAGAATCCGTAAACCGTGACGCGCGGGCCGGAAGCCGCCCGATCCCCGTAAGCGTCTGATCCTCCCATCTTTTTTTTGCTCTTTCCTGCATATCTTTCCTCCTTTTTCGCGGCTGTCCAGAGCCGGCAGCCCGTTTTTGTGTCTGTCTGCAAAGAAAATTTTCCTTTACCGGCAGCCTGTCATCAGTTCGTCACTTTGCTGATTTTTATCTTCATTATAATCTGTTTGTTGGTAAAAGTCAAACATTTTACTATTAGTTTTTTACCTATTTTTTTCTAAAACATGTTGACTTTTCTATTTAAAGGGCGTATTATTGTTTTATTCTTAGTGATTTTATCCAATTACTAGATCTTTCTTTCTCTTGCATTATTATTGAATAGGAAAACTTTTTAGTAAAATTCTATTATATTTTTTCAATCAGGAGGTAAGGATTATGAAAAAACACAGACTGATCACATCAGCGGCGATGCTCACCATGGCGGCGGCACTGACTCTCAGCGGCTGCGGCGGCAGCACGACCGACGCCGGAAGCGAAAGCGCTTCGGCAGAAGGCGGGAGCACCATTACCGTCTGGGCCTGGGATGTGGCTTTAAAGCAGCTTCAGGAGGCTTCCGAAAAGTACAAGGAGACAAATCCGGACGTGGAATTCGTCTTTGAGGAAATGGGTACGGATCAGATCTACACGAAATTAGCCACGACGCTTTCCACAGGAAAAGGCCTGGCTGACGTCATTCTTCTGGAAGGCGAGCAGGTAAGCGGCTATGCCAACAAGTACCCGGAGGGCTTTGCTGATTTAAGCGATATCGTAACCGCCGAGGACTATCTGCCGGTCAAAATCGGCGAGGTAACGGCCAACGGAAAAATTGTCGGCTTCCCCTGGGATGCCGGCCCGGTAGCCGTCTTCTACCGCACCGATTATTTTGAACAGGCCGGCGTCAACGCCGATGACATCAAGACCTGGGACGACTTTATCGAGGCAGGAAAGAAGGTAGAAGCCGCCTGCACGACACCGTCCGGCGAACCGGTAAAGATGCTTCCTGTCAACCCCAACAGCTCCGGCTTTTTCCGTCTTCTTCTTACAGAGAACCAGGCCGGCTTCTTTGATGCAGACGGCAATACTGTCATCAACGCCGACGCTTCCTTGGAAGCTATGGAACTTGCCAAGAAAATTTATGACTCCGGCATTGCCTACAATTACGCCGACTGGTCCGAGTACGAGGCCGTCGTTGTAAATGAAACCGTCGCCACCATCCCGGAAGCCGTATGGATGATCGGAACCATCAAAGACAAAGGGCCGGAACAGTCCGGCAAATGGGGCGTTATGCCGCTTCCGGCATTCCCGGGCAAAGAGGCTGCCGGCTCCACCAACGGCGGTTCCAACATCGTCATTCCGGCAGCGTCTGCAAACGTGGATGCAGCCAAAGATTTCGTAAAATTTGCCCTGACCGATACGGAGCTTCAGGTTTCCGGCTTTGTAAACTACGGCCTGTTCCCGTCCTACATCCCGAGCTACGAAGATCCCACCTTCTCTGAGCCTGACGAATTCTTCGGCGGCCAGGAGATCTATCAGATCTTCATCGAGCTTGGTCAGACGGTTCCGTCCGTCAACTATACGGAAAACTTCAATGAAGCCATGAGCGCCGTGGGAGCCACATGTGCCCAGGTTTATTTGGAAGGCGCCGATCCCAAGACTGCCCTCGATTCTCTCCAGGGCGATCTGGTATCCAAGTTTGGAAAATAATTCTGTCTGCCTCGAATAATTGGAGGGGAGAACGACATGAAAACACGCAGAAAATCAAGATTTTTCCCATATGCAATGCTGTTTCCCACCATCGTGGTTTTTGCAGTATTCATGATTTACCCGATTCTGTACTCGCTTTATCTGAGCTTTACGGAATTTACGGGCGGTACATACGAGTTTGTGGGACTTCGCAACTATATCGAGCTGTTCAATGACCCGGTATTTTACAAAGCCCTGTTCAACACCTTTTTCTATCTGATTATCCAGGTTCCGGTCATGATCGGCCTCGCGCTTCTGCTCGCTGTCCTCATCGAGCAGAAGTTCGTCCGGGGCAGGGGATTTTTCCGGATGGCAACCTTCCTTCCGACGATTACGTCCTTAGTTGCCTATTCCCTTGTATTTAAGGTGCTGTTCAACACAAACTACGGCTTAATCAACTATATTGTGGAGTTTTTCGGCGGCGAGAAGATCCAGTGGATTTATTCCGCATGGCCGGCGAGAGCTTCCGTCATCATCTCCATCACCTGGAGATGGGTGGGCTACAACATGATTATCCTTCTGGCAGGCATTCAGGCGATTCCCACGGAAATGTATGAGTCAGCTTCCCTGGACGGTGCAAATTTCTGGCAGCAGCTGTTTTATATCACCATCCCTGCCATCAAGCCGATCATCCTGTTCACCACCATTACGTCCACCATCGGAACGCTCCAGCTCTTCGATGAGCCGTACATCCTGACTCAGGGCGGCCCCAATTATGCAACCATCACCCTCGGCCAGTACCTGTATGAAAACGGCTTCACCTACCTGAAA comes from the Eubacteriaceae bacterium Marseille-Q4139 genome and includes:
- a CDS encoding DUF4981 domain-containing protein, which gives rise to MQERAKKRWEDQTLTGIGRLPARASRFTDSSAVESLNGEWKFLYLAAPEYSPQGFEQPDFNTDGWDTIPVPSCWQTEGYDHMHYTDVLYLFPLNPPFVPSENPAGIYKRSFEVPADWMENTTILRFDGADSAYDVWVNGNHAGYSKVSRLPAEFDISSYINAGTNSLTVRVYKWSDGSYLEDQDMWWFSGIYRDVTLLNSPKQRIEDCRIHGDLDPSYTDGLFSAEIRLSMAGGALSWTLSDPEGKKAAEGTVSPAEKTFSIEAKIPGVKKWTAETPALYTLTMTLEGDAGAHTVSFRTGFRKIEVKGNVFTVNGKAILLNGANHHDYSPEGGRRVDPEVMRQDVLMMKRHNINAVRFSHYPSIEAIYDYCDEYGLYVIDEADLECHGFEWAHIYDRISDDPEWEAAYVDRGVRMVERDYNHPSIIMWSLGNESSFGVNFKREAEAIRALDSSRLIHYEGDFEAEITDVYSTMYTWLGPLKEIGATKVKHNKPHVHCEYGHAMGNGPGCLADYEELYHTYDRLQGGFVWEWYDHGIRSEEEDGTVTYKYGGCYGDFPTNGNFCIDGYLMPDRTPSPALLELKQVFCPVSVKRAAESTDLYQVKNWYDFKTLSGVALSCTVTDGKTAVSSFTIDNLSAAPGEEELVLLPCTVENPEGNADYYLNIRVVEKESTSYAPAGHELGVFQFLLPVKKTVYAERKAGTVSVAEDAARLTVRAAGTEFVFNKVTGVLASMEKSGKTLISRGPVVTVDRADIDNDMYKVYDWNNKYFVSRGMEQLEYMTVRQSDDRAAVYIQKYFGCYCQAWGFKLSYVYTIYGDGSMDVSLNGRAVRNREFEPAFLPRIGVELYAAKPLWNVSWYGLGPGESYCDSRQAAIMGIYETDVDGMHTDYVKPQENGHREKAGWLAICDREEGILIKAKEQFGFNVHDYTAEALRKAPYPRDIKREDYLILNLDYRQSGLGSNSCGQEQTESCKTPIEDFTMAFSIRPVKREEILSEARTEYK
- a CDS encoding sugar ABC transporter substrate-binding protein yields the protein MKKHRLITSAAMLTMAAALTLSGCGGSTTDAGSESASAEGGSTITVWAWDVALKQLQEASEKYKETNPDVEFVFEEMGTDQIYTKLATTLSTGKGLADVILLEGEQVSGYANKYPEGFADLSDIVTAEDYLPVKIGEVTANGKIVGFPWDAGPVAVFYRTDYFEQAGVNADDIKTWDDFIEAGKKVEAACTTPSGEPVKMLPVNPNSSGFFRLLLTENQAGFFDADGNTVINADASLEAMELAKKIYDSGIAYNYADWSEYEAVVVNETVATIPEAVWMIGTIKDKGPEQSGKWGVMPLPAFPGKEAAGSTNGGSNIVIPAASANVDAAKDFVKFALTDTELQVSGFVNYGLFPSYIPSYEDPTFSEPDEFFGGQEIYQIFIELGQTVPSVNYTENFNEAMSAVGATCAQVYLEGADPKTALDSLQGDLVSKFGK
- a CDS encoding sugar ABC transporter permease, whose translation is MKTRRKSRFFPYAMLFPTIVVFAVFMIYPILYSLYLSFTEFTGGTYEFVGLRNYIELFNDPVFYKALFNTFFYLIIQVPVMIGLALLLAVLIEQKFVRGRGFFRMATFLPTITSLVAYSLVFKVLFNTNYGLINYIVEFFGGEKIQWIYSAWPARASVIISITWRWVGYNMIILLAGIQAIPTEMYESASLDGANFWQQLFYITIPAIKPIILFTTITSTIGTLQLFDEPYILTQGGPNYATITLGQYLYENGFTYLKFGFASALGYVMVIIIGLLSWVQFKVTKEE